From Borreliella spielmanii, the proteins below share one genomic window:
- a CDS encoding chromosome replication/partitioning protein has protein sequence MSIKNKMIITKRVEIKENISKMESLEEIHKEEYLRLKDKLKTLTTDDIYNKIETAKILNTINQKKLYILDGYKNFYSFLAGFKIAKSQAYKYIKIVSGVEKGIIDYDFIASNGIEKTIKQLESSNIVKKSKQNPIKPLRFQLKKQESYDFYKSNAKFTGFLLDKLFSDEKEIIKKIMKEYKMLKG, from the coding sequence ATGAGTATTAAAAATAAAATGATAATAACCAAAAGAGTGGAGATAAAGGAAAATATTTCTAAAATGGAGTCATTAGAAGAGATTCATAAAGAGGAATATTTAAGATTAAAAGATAAATTAAAAACCCTAACAACAGATGACATTTATAATAAAATAGAAACAGCAAAGATATTAAATACAATTAATCAAAAAAAATTGTATATCTTGGATGGATATAAAAATTTTTATAGTTTTTTAGCGGGCTTTAAAATAGCTAAATCTCAAGCATATAAGTATATAAAAATAGTATCAGGGGTAGAAAAAGGTATTATTGACTATGATTTTATTGCTAGTAATGGCATTGAAAAAACAATTAAGCAGTTAGAAAGTAGCAATATTGTTAAAAAATCTAAACAAAACCCAATAAAACCGTTAAGATTTCAACTTAAAAAGCAAGAAAGTTACGATTTTTATAAAAGTAATGCTAAATTTACAGGATTTTTATTAGATAAATTGTTTAGTGATGAAAAAGAAATAATTAAAAAAATTATGAAAGAATATAAAATGTTAAAAGGATAG
- a CDS encoding YqaJ viral recombinase family protein, translated as MNNVSEKNQDIQNGDIKMMHIKQQSFTGCEVFEEKSLPAKEKSKISKIGKKLPGISSQECFRFNRNIDFSLQRNKLDKYGASEVGTIVIGGASLKDLMINRVLKYFGMSMPFEENLYMLKGKELENLGFREFVKAKGDEIVVLYKNKYANGVDKYNYFKKIGISKSLVGATIDGWFMNIYNDLELLEIKSSDSTYMSSAIEEYNRNGNFLSSKYFFKYYVQAQMQLACTGLEYCNLFFLIDAAP; from the coding sequence ATGAACAATGTTTCAGAAAAAAACCAAGATATACAAAATGGAGACATCAAAATGATGCATATTAAGCAACAAAGTTTTACTGGTTGTGAAGTATTTGAGGAAAAATCTCTTCCCGCTAAAGAAAAAAGCAAAATAAGCAAGATAGGAAAAAAATTGCCAGGAATAAGTAGTCAAGAGTGTTTTAGATTTAATCGTAATATTGATTTTAGTTTACAAAGAAATAAACTCGACAAATATGGTGCTAGTGAAGTAGGAACTATTGTAATTGGTGGTGCGAGTCTTAAAGACTTAATGATAAATAGAGTGCTTAAATATTTTGGTATGAGTATGCCTTTTGAAGAGAATTTATATATGCTAAAAGGCAAAGAATTAGAAAATTTAGGATTTAGAGAATTTGTTAAAGCAAAAGGTGACGAGATTGTTGTTTTGTATAAAAACAAATATGCTAACGGTGTTGATAAATATAATTATTTTAAGAAGATAGGAATTTCTAAGTCTTTAGTAGGTGCAACAATTGATGGATGGTTTATGAATATTTATAACGATTTAGAGCTTTTAGAGATTAAGAGTAGTGACTCTACTTATATGAGTAGCGCTATTGAAGAGTACAATAGAAATGGGAATTTCTTAAGTAGCAAGTATTTTTTCAAATACTATGTGCAGGCACAAATGCAGCTAGCATGTACCGGGCTTGAGTATTGTAACTTATTCTTTTTAATCGACGCTGCACC
- the bdr gene encoding Bdr family repetitive protein, with amino-acid sequence MNNLGYRTYNIESIKNEFLNIGFSEEAIDFVFFHNDNYNFEVLKERMNSLEQQIINVEKNFQKDISSLDSKIDSVKNELNAKIDSVNTKIDSVEKTLQKDISSLKNELNASNRTIQVMLITGITLAPIIYSIFNKYFFN; translated from the coding sequence ATGAACAATTTAGGTTATAGAACATATAACATAGAAAGTATAAAAAATGAGTTTTTAAACATAGGGTTTAGTGAGGAGGCAATAGATTTTGTGTTTTTTCATAACGATAATTACAACTTTGAAGTTTTAAAAGAGAGAATGAATTCTTTAGAGCAACAAATAATCAATGTGGAAAAGAACTTTCAAAAAGATATATCTAGCTTAGATTCGAAAATAGATAGTGTAAAAAACGAACTTAATGCGAAAATAGATAGCGTAAATACTAAAATAGATAGTGTAGAAAAGACCTTGCAAAAGGATATATCCAGTTTAAAAAATGAACTCAATGCAAGTAATAGAACAATACAAGTAATGCTAATAACGGGAATAACACTTGCTCCAATCATTTACTCTATATTTAATAAGTATTTTTTTAATTGA
- a CDS encoding ParA family protein: MDTKKPKVITIASIKGGVGKSTSVLLYSTILAKEKYKVLVIDSDPQASITSYFLFKLKEQNVDVENYNLYEVFKQRKYIENCIFTMSNCLDIIPSSLELSVFNSESIPLQDNLLEKRLLAIKSKYDYIIIDTNPSLGHLLNNALVITNYLIIPINSDLWAVESIDLILDAINKVYRNDITPNFLVTGALERQNIDKEIIFNLENRYKEYLIGVIPKRDDIKKALFYRKEFSSKTDYYQEYKKSLNKMLKIK; encoded by the coding sequence ATGGATACTAAAAAACCTAAAGTAATAACAATTGCGTCAATTAAGGGCGGCGTTGGCAAAAGTACAAGTGTGCTATTATATAGCACTATATTAGCTAAAGAAAAATATAAAGTGTTGGTAATTGATAGTGATCCACAAGCCAGTATAACTAGTTATTTCTTATTTAAATTAAAAGAACAAAATGTGGATGTTGAAAATTACAATCTTTATGAAGTCTTTAAACAAAGAAAATATATAGAAAATTGCATTTTTACAATGTCTAATTGCTTAGACATAATTCCTAGTTCACTAGAATTATCTGTTTTTAATTCCGAAAGTATACCATTACAAGATAATCTATTAGAAAAAAGACTTTTAGCTATTAAATCTAAATACGATTATATAATAATTGACACAAACCCTAGCCTAGGACATCTTTTAAACAATGCTTTAGTAATTACTAATTATTTAATAATACCTATTAATTCTGATTTATGGGCAGTTGAAAGTATAGATTTAATACTAGATGCAATAAATAAAGTTTATAGAAATGATATTACACCTAACTTTTTAGTTACAGGGGCTTTAGAAAGACAAAACATTGACAAGGAAATAATATTTAACCTAGAAAATAGATATAAAGAATATCTAATAGGAGTTATTCCTAAAAGAGACGACATTAAAAAAGCGCTGTTTTATAGAAAAGAATTTTCCTCAAAAACAGATTATTATCAAGAATATAAAAAATCTTTGAATAAAATGTTAAAAATAAAATAA